A genomic stretch from Myripristis murdjan chromosome 12, fMyrMur1.1, whole genome shotgun sequence includes:
- the st6galnac6 gene encoding alpha-N-acetylgalactosaminide alpha-2,6-sialyltransferase 6, whose translation MGLRLTDKATQQSHQSQRLLIFGTIFILTTLLILYSSNSGNDVIYTPFHVATNHHAFKATDLKKWAGKEGYVAVHGNKTMTLHCHDCALVTSSSHVLGTQAGAEIDHTECVIRMNDAPTQGYEADVGNRTSVRVVAHSSVFRVVRRPNEFLNRTDSTPMIIFWGPPTKIGKDAKGTLYRLIQRVSMTYSNLSYFTITPNKMRKFDSLFQRETGRDRQKSQSWLSTGWFTMVIAIEMCDNIKVYGMVPPNHCGKKQGPKKMPYHYYKPRGPDECVTYLQNEKGRRGNHHRFITEKQVFARWAKQYNITFAHPTW comes from the exons ATGGGGCTCCGGCTCACGGACAAG gCTACACAGCAGAGCCACCAGAGCCAGAGGTTGCTGATCTTCGGGACCATCTTCATCCTGACAACGCTCCTCATCCTCTACAGCTCCAACAGTGGCAATGATGTCATATACACCCCCTTTCATGTGGCCACCAACCATCATGCTTTCAAGGCCACTGACCTGAAGAAATGGGCTGGGAAAGAGGGTTATGTGGCAGTCCACGGAAACAAG ACTATGACCCTGCATTGCCATGACTGCGCGCTGGTGACAAGCTCCAGTCATGTCCTGGGGACCCAAGCGGGAGCAGAGATCGACCACACAGAGTGTGTGATCCGGATGAACGATGCCCCCACCCAGGGCTACGAGGCTGATGTAGGGAACCGGACCTCCGTGAGGGTGGTGGCCCACTCCAGCGTGTTCAGGGTGGTCCGGCGGCCCAACGAGTTCCTGAACCGCACAGACAGCACCCCCATGATCATCTTCTGGGGACCCCCAACCAAGATCGGGAAAGATGCCAAAGGAACCTTGTACAGATTGATCCAGAGAGTCAGCATGACCTACAGTAACCTGTCTTATTTCACCATCACACCAAACAAGATGCGCAAATTTGACAGTCTGTTTCAGAGGGAAACGGGACGAGACAG GCAGAAGTCCCAGTCGTGGCTGAGCACCGGCTGGTTCACCATGGTCATCGCCATTGAGATGTGTGATAATATCAAAGTGTATGGCATGGTGCCGCCCAATCACTGTGG GAAAAAACAAGGGCCCAAGAAGATGCCCTACCACTACTACAAGCCCAGGGGCCCTGATGAATGTGTAACATACCTACAGAATGAGAAAGGCCGGAGGGGCAACCACCACCGCTTTATTACCGAGAAGCAGGTGTTTGCACGCTGGGCAAAGCAGTACAACATCACCTTCGCTCATCCCACTTGGTGA
- the spout1 gene encoding putative methyltransferase C9orf114 homolog: protein MSTGSVAKKPKLESFQHEGKVDWKKRKAERNEAKKQRKEAKLVKQLEKQKQQEAEANRAKLQSHSHKGRTYTVSVALPGSVLDNAQSAELRTYLAGQIARACAVFCVDEIIVFDEEGEHVTSVEGEYKGVGKRGQACLQLARILQYLECPQYLRKWFFPKHQDLQYAGLLNPLDSPHHMRIDEELEYREGIVLDRPTKPGKGSLVNCGMRKEVQIDKQLQSGLRVTVQLIKTQNKESKRYKGVVVAPHVPRTEGGLYWGYSVRLASCLSDVFTEGPYKDGYDLTIGTSERGNDIDQTPLSPFKHLLVVFGGLQGLEASVDADQKLDVTDPSVLFDLYLNTCPAQGSRTIRTEEAILISMAGLRQKITAAFSAAPSGSLEDL from the exons ATGTCTACCGGCAGCGTAGCGAAAAAACCCAAACTAGAATCCTTCCAG CACGAGGGCAAGGTGGactggaagaagaggaaggcagAAC GAAATGAGGCTAAGAAGCAAAGAAAAGAGGCCAAGCTGGTCAAACAGTTGGAAAAGCAGAAGCAGCAAGAGGCAGAAGCCAACAGAGCAAAACTCCAGAGCCACAGCCACAAAG GGCGGACGTACACCGTGAGCGTGGCCCTGCCAGGCTCCGTCCTGGACAACGCCCAGTCGGCAGAGCTCCGCACGTACCTGGCCGGCCAGATCGCCAGAGCCTGTGCGGTGTTCTGCGTCGATGAGATCATCGTGTTCGATGAGGAGGGAGAACACGTCAC GAGTGTGGAGGGGGAATACAAAGGTGTTGGGAAGAGGGGACAGGCTTGCCTTCAGCTTGCCAGAATTCTCCAATACCTAGAGTGTCCACA GTATCTGCGCAAGTGGTTTTTCCCGAAGCATCAAGATTTACAATATGCCG GTCTGCTTAATCCTCTTGACAGTCCTCACCACATGAGGATAGATGAGGAACTGGAATACCGGGAGGGGATCGTCCTCGACCGGCCGACCAAACCAGGAAAAGGTTCCTTAGTCAACTGTGGAATGAGGAAG gaGGTTCAGATCGATAAGCAGCTGCAGTCTGGACTACGAGTCACGGTGCAGCTCATTAAGACACAAAACAAGG AGAGCAAGCGATATAAAGGTGTGGTGGTCGCCCCGCATGTGCCCAGGACAGAAGGAGGCCTCTACTGGGGTTACAGTGTCCGCCTGGCATCGTGCCTCA GTGACGTTTTCACAGAAGGTCCGTATAAAGACGGGTACGATCTGACAATCGGCACATCAGAGAGAGGCAACGACATCGATCAAACACCCCTGTCGCCATTTAA ACATCTTCTGGTAGTTTTCGGCGGCCTGCAGGGATTGGAAGCCAGTGTAGACGCCGACCAGAAGCTGGACGTCACTGACCCGAGTGTTTTATTCGACCTTTACCTCAACACCTGTCCCGCACAGGGCAGCAGGACCATTCGCACAGAG gAGGCCATCTTAATTTCCATGGCAGGGCTGAGACAGAAGATCACAGCTGCTTTCTCAGCGGCTCCCAGTGGCTCTCTGGAGGATTTgtga